Proteins found in one Nocardia brasiliensis ATCC 700358 genomic segment:
- the sucD gene encoding succinate--CoA ligase subunit alpha — protein MSIFLNKDSKVIVQGITGGEGTKHTALMLKAGTQVVGGVNARKAGTTVAHTDKDGNAVELPVYGTVAEAIKETGADVSIAFVPPKFAKDAIIEAIDAEIPLLVVITEGIPVQDTAYAWAYNVEKGNKTRIIGPNCPGIITPGEALVGITPANITGKGPVGLVSKSGTLTYQMMYELRDFGFSTAIGIGGDPVIGTTHIDAIEAFEKDPETKLIVMIGEIGGDAEERAAAYIKANVTKPVVGYVAGFTAPEGKTMGHAGAIVSGSAGTAQAKKDALEAAGVKVGKTPSETAALAREILEKASVEV, from the coding sequence ATGTCTATCTTCCTCAACAAGGATTCGAAGGTCATCGTCCAGGGCATCACCGGTGGCGAGGGCACCAAGCACACCGCGCTGATGCTCAAGGCCGGCACCCAGGTCGTCGGTGGCGTCAACGCGCGCAAGGCGGGCACCACCGTCGCGCACACCGACAAGGACGGCAACGCGGTCGAGCTGCCGGTGTACGGCACCGTCGCCGAGGCCATCAAGGAGACCGGCGCCGACGTCTCCATCGCGTTCGTGCCGCCGAAGTTCGCCAAGGACGCCATCATCGAGGCCATCGACGCGGAGATCCCGCTGCTGGTGGTCATCACCGAGGGCATCCCGGTGCAGGACACCGCGTACGCGTGGGCCTACAACGTGGAGAAGGGCAACAAGACCCGGATCATCGGCCCGAACTGCCCGGGCATCATCACCCCCGGCGAGGCGCTGGTCGGCATCACCCCGGCCAACATCACCGGCAAGGGCCCGGTCGGCCTGGTGTCCAAGTCCGGCACCCTGACCTACCAGATGATGTACGAGCTGCGTGATTTCGGCTTCTCCACCGCCATCGGCATCGGCGGCGACCCGGTCATCGGCACCACCCACATCGACGCCATCGAGGCGTTCGAGAAGGACCCGGAGACCAAGCTGATCGTGATGATCGGCGAGATCGGCGGCGACGCCGAGGAGCGGGCCGCGGCCTACATCAAGGCCAACGTCACCAAGCCGGTCGTCGGCTACGTCGCGGGCTTCACCGCCCCCGAGGGCAAGACCATGGGCCACGCGGGCGCCATCGTCTCCGGCTCGGCCGGCACGGCCCAGGCCAAGAAGGACGCGCTGGAGGCCGCGGGCGTGAAGGTCGGCAAGACGCCGTCCGAGACCGCCGCGCTGGCTCGCGAGATCCT